The DNA sequence GCTCGACTACCAAGGAGGCCTCGTGGCCGCTCCCGCCCAACCTGCCAAGCACACGTTCGCCGCGCTCAGCGCCTGCTTCAGCCGGGATCTCGCCGCCCTTATCTCCGAGGACGCACCGCATGACCCGACCCCGAATGAGTTCATCGACCTGGTCGCACGCGTCCGCGACGTCGTCAACCCCGTCAGCGGGGACCTGGTCGACGCCGTCATCGAACTCGCCGACGCGCTGAACGGCCCCAGGACCGACCAGCGGGAGGGACTGGCGCGGGCGCGCACTCATCTGCGGAACGCCATCGAAACGACCCGCTGAACCCGCGCGTTGAGCGCACTCTGTGCCGCCCCGGCCCCCGCCACCTGACGGGACCCGGGGCGGTCGCAGTGGCTCCTCAACCACGAGAGATGCGAAGGGAGATGGACGTCATGGACCTGCCCGTGCACGAGGTCGACGTCCCGATCAGGAATACCGCGCAGCCCGGCCTGAGCGGCGTGCACGTCTTCACCGGCCCCGCCGACAGCCGCAGCACCGCCGACGGAGCTCCCCGCCGCGCAGCAGGCCGGACTCGAACTCCCCCCTCCGGCAAGCGGCCGGACAGATGGAACGCCCGCAGCTACCGGCCCGACTGGGAGCTGGACTGGCCTGCCACGACGGTCGGCCGCTGGAACGACCCGTACAGCCGGGTCCGCGCCGCCGACAACGGCGACCTCGAGCTGTAGTTCCGCCCCGGGACAGGCGCACATCGGCGTCTAAACCAGTTCGCCTGCCCCGGGCCATCCCAACCCGTACGAGACGAGAGGGAGATTCCCAGTATGGACTCCGTCCTGCGTGCACAGACCCGAATCGGGCAGCGCGCACTCCTACTGACCATCGCCGCCGTCCCGATGACCGGCTGGACTGTCCACGCCATCGCCCTGCACCGGCGCCTGGCCGCCGCGCAGAAGGACCCGCTCACCGGGCTGCTGCGCCGTGACGCCTACACCGCCCGGGCCCGGCAGGTCCTGCGCCGCCACGGTGACGATGTGTGCCTGGTCCTGGTCGACCAGGACCACTTCAAGGACGTCAATGACTCGCTTGGCCACCCGGCCGGGGACGCGGTGCTGCGTGCGACCGCCGACCGGCTCACGGCCTGGGCCGGACCCCGAGCGGCTGTCGGCAGGCTGGGCGGTGACGAGTTCGCCGTCGTGCTGCCTCTCCCCCGCGGCCGCCGCGACGCACGCCTCGGGCAGCTGGTGCGGATGCTGCACACCCCGGTCACCCTCGAGGACGGTCAGGTCATCGACGTCGCCGCCTCGGTCGGCGTCGCGGCCCCGGACGCGATCGGCACACGCGACCTGTCCCTGTTGCAGCGGGCCGCCGACGCGGCCCTCTACGAGGGCAAGCACTCCGGCCGCGTGCACCTCGCCACCAAGAAGCATGCGACGGTGCCGTCCGTCAACGGCCGACGTGCGGGCCGCCCGGGCACGCACCTGTGGGGGCGAGCCGCATGAGCGCCGCCAAGCCCGTGCTGCCGGAAGGCGACTGGATCCGCGGCATCACCATCAAGCAGCCGTGGGCCACCTGCATCCTCACCGGCGCCAAGACGATCGAGAATCGCTCCGGGCGGCGGAGGCCGGGCTGGAAGCCGGGCTGGGTGCTGCTGCACGCGGGCCAGCGGATCGACCGGCCCGCGCTGCGCATCCCGCTGGTCGCCCGCACGATCCACGGCCGCCAGATGCCGACCGGCGCCGTGATCGGAATCGCCCGCATCATCGACTGCCACCAGGACCCCGCCGGGGAGCAGCCCTGCACCGAGTGGGCGGAGCCCGGCGCCTGGCACCTGGCCCTCGCCGACGTCCAAGGGCTCGCCCTGCCCGTCCCCGCCGGCGGACAGCTCGGTCCTGGAAGCCGTCGCCGGACCTGGTGGCGCAGGTGTTCCAGCAGCTGTCCGCCTTCCGGCCGTGAGCACGCGACGCAAGAACAAGAAGCCGCTGTTCGAACCGGGCCTGATCCCGGCTCCCGGCGGCCTCCTCGAATGGCGCGACAGTCAGCACTTCGACCGCTGGCAGGACCGCCCCTGCGCGCTGTGCGACCTGCCCACGCCCATGCGCTCCCACTACGGCGAGTCCGTGCACAAGGCGTGCGCTGAGAACTGGATCGCCGCGAACGCTACCGAAGCCCGACGCCAGGGGCGGTTCGCCTCCGACATTGGACGAAGACGTTCACCGATCCCCGGCTCTGCGCGGCCATCGTCGACCGGCTGACCTTCAACGGCGCCATCATCCAGACCGGCACCGAGTCCTACCGCCTCGCCCACACCAAAGCCCTGGCCGAACAGACCGCAGCTGGCTGAACGGCGCCGCACGGCCGACCCGAGCCAACCGGGTCGGCAGCGGGGCGAGATCAGCCGTTGACTTCCCGCGCCACGCGCTCAAGTCGGCTCCGGTAGTCTTCCCACCACGCCTGATCCTCTGGTGGCATGTTGTCCTTGCCTTGCAAATATCCGACGGATCCATCGATGAGCTCTCGCACGATGTCGGCGTGACCAGCGTGCCGCTGAGTATCGGAGATCACGCGCACCAGGATGTGGTGCAGCGTCACCTCTCGACGTTCCTCCGGCCACCACGGGACGTGACCGATCGCGTCAAGCGTCAGCGTCGCGATCGTGCTGTTGGAGTGCTCCCACGCCTGGCGATACAGCCCAACGATGTGTTCCCGTGATTCGTCTGCAGTGGCCCACATGTCCGAGTTGGGCTCTGACTCCTCGGTATACCACCAGGATGGCGGCCCCGCGTCAAAGAACGGCCGCCCAAACGTGTCGCCGAAGTACCCCAGCTCCACGCTGGCGACATGCTTGACCAGCCCCAAACAGGTTCGTACCCGTGAGGGTCAGCGGACGTCGGATGTCGTGCTCCGAGAGACCATCGAGCTTCCACACCAGGGCGTCACGCGCCTCTTGCAAGTACCGGAGAAGATCCGCTTTCGGGTTCGGTTCGACCATGCCGAGCAGCCTCCCACCTGGCACTGACAGCCGACAGTGACATTAAAAGCCACTGACATTGATCTTGCCTGCCGACGCGAAACCACTCCCCAAGTCACCTCGAAACGACTCCCCGCGAAAGTGACACAGCCAGCGTCCGCTCTGCGGGGTGATGAGGCAGGCCAGAAAGGCTGAGAGCCCTCAACTGTCCTACCTCATAGGTAAGTTCATGGCCATGACGACCGATGCGAAGGCGAGCGGCGAGGCCGGGCACGCCCGGTACACGTACCGTCTTCGGGTATCCGCTGGTGCGTCCGGGCTTCTCGAAGCGGAGTGGGCACGCTGCCGGTGGGTCTGGAACGAATGTGTCGCGAAGTCCAAGGCTGTGTATCTGCACAACAAGGTGACCGGCGAGAGGCTCACCTGCGGTCCAGCGCAGCTCGATAAGATGCTGACCGAAGCGCGCCAGATGACCCCGTGGCTGGCGGAGGGCTCCAGCGTCCCGCAGCAGCAGGTGATACGCGACTTCGCCAAGTCCCGAGCCAAAGCCTTGAAGGACATCAAGGACCGGCTTCCCATACACCGCCGGACAGGGATGCCGCGCTGGAAGAAAAAGCGGGATGCCCGGCCGAGCCTGAACTACACCCGGCGTGGCTTCCGTCTGAAGGACGGCCGTCTGCACCTGGCGGGCGGCATTTCCTTGACGGTGGTGTGGTCTCGGGACCTCCCTGCCGACCCGTCCAGCGTGCGAGTGTACAAGGACACGCTCGGGCACTGGCACGCCTCGTTCGTCACTCTGGCACTGATAGAGCCGCTGCCCGCGACGGGGCGGGTGCTCGGGGTGGACTGGGGTGTGAAGGACACTGCGACCACTACATCCGACGCCCATGATCTTCCCCACGCCGAGCACGGTAGGAAGGCCGCACAGCGGCTTGCCAGCTACCAACGGAGGATGGCCCGACGCCGCCCGGCCAAGGGGCAGGCAGCCTCTCGTGGTTACCAGGAGGCGAAGCGGCAGACAGCGAAACTGCATGCCAAGACGGCCCGGCAGCGCCGAGATACTGCTCGCAAGTGGGCCAAGACGGTCGTCCGTGACCACGATGCCATCGCGGTGGAGGACTTCCGCCCGAAGTTCTTGGCGAAGACGTCGATGGCCCGCAAGTCCGCCGACGCAGCGATCGGCGTCACGAAGGCCGTACTGATCGAGATGGGTCGCAAGCACGGGCGCGATGTGCGCCTGGTACATCCCGCGCACACCACCATGGACTGCGCATCGTGCGGAGCGAGAACCAAGCACGCACTACCTCTTTCCGAGAGAACGTATGCCTGCACCGCGTGTGGAGCCGTATCCCCCAGGGATAAGAACTCTGCCCGCGTGATGCTGGTCCGGGCAGGTCTGAGCCCGGCAGGCGTCGAGGGTGTAAGACCCGCACGTCCGCTGGACGCGCAGGCAGCCTGAGCCTGGAATCCACCCCTTTCAGGGGACGGAGCAGTCAACGACATGAAAGAGGCCCTCGAAGCCGAGGATCTCGAACTCATCCCCACCAGTGTCGGCCAGGCCGTCGCCGCTTCCGCAGTGATCGCCTGCCGCTCCCGCGATAAGGACGACCTTGTCGAGCTGCTGGGCGCGCTCGGACTGCCCTGCGGCGAGCTGTCCCGGCGGGCACCGAAGGCATCGTGCCGCTGCTCGCCTCGGCGGAGAACCACTCCGCCGCCGACATCCGTAACCGGGCCGCCTGCGTCCGGAGCGACCTCACCGAGCTGACCGAGCGCCACGCCACCGACGCCGCCCAGCGGGATGCGGAAGAACGGGTCGCCAAGGCCAAGGCCGAACTGGAAGCCGCGCAAGCGAAGCTGCGTGAGGTGAAGACCGGCGGCCGCGCCACCACATCCCTGTCCCCCACCCCCGCCTCGGCCTTGGGTCCCACGGGCAGGCGCAGCAAGGAGGAGCTGGCCGCGATCCGGACGTGGGCGCGGGCCAACGGCTACCAGGTCGCAGACCGGGGCACCCCGGCCAAGGCCATCCTGGACGCCTACGACGCCGCCAACCTGACCGAGGCGAGCTGATGGACGCCACGCACCTTGCTGTCGACGGCTACCTCGACACCGTCCCCACGCCCGGCGACAGCCCGGGCACCGCCCGGTTTCAGCTGATCGTCTCCCCCACCGACACTGTTGCGGACGACGTCGTCTGGGCCTGCGCCACCGGCGAGCCCCGCATCGCGCAGGTGCTGCTCACCGAGGTCCAGCCCGGTGACCTGCTGCGCGTCACGGGATTCCTCACCCAGCCCGACGACGCCGCCGCACCCGTCCATCTCAGCGTCGATGCCCTGGAGGTCCTGGCCGCCGCGCCGATGGGAGCCCTGCACGGCATGGTCCTCGACCGGTACGGCCCCTACCGCTGCGTATTCGACGCCGACACCACGACCGTGCCCGTCTTCACCGAGCATGGCGCCTGGGTCGGCGAGGCACCGAACCCGGTCCGCCACGCGCTCCGCGGATTCTTCGCACGACACCTGGCCGCCAGCTGACCCGAAGAAGCGGGCCACAGCTCCGGAGGCGTCTCATCCGTCCATCGGTCGCGGGCCCGCTCAGGCACTACGCCAGGCACCGATGGAAGACCGCCCAAGCGCGGGCCAGGCCCGAAACCAGGCACGAACAAGCGCCCAAGGCTCACAACCGGACCGGGGCCGCTCAAGCCATGCCTGTCAGGGACACAGCCCGGGGACCCTGGAATCCCCAACCTAGCCACCCGATCCGTTCCGCAGGCACAGACACACACGACTTCATGGAGGCCACGGCAGAAGTCACTCGACAGAGGTGCCCTCATTCTCATTGCCGATCACGACGCTGCGACGATGTCCGCCTGGGACACGGCCCTGCTGCTCGCCGAACTCGGCCTGGGGCGGGCCGTCGCACCCGCCCTGCCGGGGCTGCCGGGACGGCGGGGCTGCCGGGGTCCGGGAACGGCCGCCCTCTGCCTCCGGTGCCCGTCCCCGCGCCGCCGCCCCTGTCGTTCGGCTGGGCCGTACGCCGCTGGGACGCGCTCTCTCCGCCGCCGGGCCTTCGCCGGCACCCTCGCCCGCAGCTGCGCGAAGTTGTCCCCTACCGCCGGGTGATGAACTGCGCGGTGCCCAGGGTGGCGAACCACTTCCGGATCTGGCTCTGGTCATCCGTCGCGGCGAGCGAGAGGAGGAGCAGCAGACGGGCCTTCTGCGCGGTCAGGTCCTCCGCTCCGATGACGCCGTCGGTGTGGTCGTCGTAGACGGAGCCGTTGCCGGTGCGGGTCGTGGCGGCGAACAGCACACCGTTCTTGACGGCGTCCTCGCGCGCTTTGGACATGGCCGGGGAGATGCCGCCCGCGCCGGTTCCGGCGGTGACCACGCCGTCCGCGCCGGAGTCGGCGAACGCCTTGACGGCGTCACCGCTCGCGTCCTGGTAGCTGTAAGCGATCTCGATCTTCGGCAGCGCTTTCTTGGCGATCCGGTCGAGGTCGAACGGCGTCTTCCAGGTCTTCTTCCCGCACTTCTGGACCCGGGCGGGGGCCCGGTTCAGCCGGATGTTGTCCTGGTCGATGACGCCGAGCTCACCGCTGTCCCCGCTGGTGAAGGTGTCCATCCGCAGGGCGTTGGTCTTACGGACCTCGCGGGCGGCCTGGATCTGGTCGTTGAGCATCAGCACGGTGCCGTAGCAGGTCGTCTTTCGGCTGGCGGCCAGGTGGATGGCGTTGTAGAGGTTCGCGGGGGCGTCCGTGCCGATCACTGTCCACGGGCGCATGGCGCCGGTGAGGATCACGGGCTTGTCGCTGCGGACCGTCAGATCCAGCCAGTACGCGAACTCCTCCATCGTGTCGGTGCCGGTGGTGACGACGGCCGCGTCGTTCTTCTCCAACTGGGCGTCGACCGTGGCTGTCAGCCGGCGGTAGTCGGCGATCGAGTAGCCGCTGGAGCCCTTGTTGCCGAACTGCTCCGTGGTGACGTCGGCGACGGAGTCCACCTCCGGCTTGAGGTCGCCGACGAGCTTCGCTATCGGCAGTTTGCCCGCCTCATAGTCCTGGAAGGACACCCGGCTCTTGCTGACACCGGCGATAGTGCCTCCCGTGCCGATGACGGCGACCTTCGGAAGGGCCTTCTTCTCCTGCTCCGCGCCGGCGACCGGCGCGGTCGTGCCGACGGCGGCGGTCAGGAGGGTGAGCAGCACGGTGGAACGGCGGGTGAGCGTGCGCATGGGCGGCGTTCTTCTCCTCGGCGGGATGTGCACTGCCACGACCTGGACGGATGCGGCGGAAAGAAACATTCCGCATGCATGTTTCTCGGGAATTCGGTGATCGTGAACAGATGATTGCGGCACGACTCGCACACCATGTCGAGTTCGAGTGTCTCCGGCTCCTGCGCGACCTACGGCATCGCGCTCGCCGAACTCCGCATGGACAACGCCTCCTGAGCTGACGGCCGCCCGCACCGCCCCGATCGCCACAGGTTGGGGCGGTGCGGAGGACTGGACAGACCCGCCCGGCCCCACCCCCACCCACGAGAGGAGGACCACGCCTCATGACCGTTGTACAGCTCGCCTCCGCCCGCCGGGACCAGGACGACCGCCCGCACCACGTCGATGACACCGGCCTGGAGCCGATCGCCGCCCTGCACCAGCGGGTAAAGGCCTTTGACCTGGCCCAGCGGGAGCGGGAGTGCGGTGAGGAGGCCGCCTTTCAGGCTGTGCTGACCGCCAACGCCGTGCTCACCGGCTCCTTCCCCGACACCCTCGACACCGTCGTGCAGTCCATGTCCTGGACCGGGCACCCGCCCTCCCCGGACATGCGGCTGATGGCCTCTGCGGTCACCTACCTCGGCTCCGCCGACGGGCAGCGCGGCTGGTGGCTCCACTACACCCGCCGCGAGGAGAGCATGGGCGAGGACGGCGACCTGGCCCACATCCTCACCCTCATTGCCCCCTGCTCCTGCGGCACCTACCTCACCGTGGAACTGGCGGACGAGGACCACCTGATCGTCCTGCTGGACGAACTCCACACCCCGCCCGGCGCCCCGGTCGACTGCGACTACCGCTTGCGGATCCGCGCCGGCAGCTACGCCGACCCCACCCACACCAGCACCGAGCCGCCCTTCTGAGCTCGCCCATACAGCTATGCACAGGCGCCAGCGAGGCACTCCGATCCGCGGCTGGAGATTCTCCACCTGGCCGATGAGGCCGGTTCACGCCACAGCTACGTGAGCAAAGACGCCGCCAGCGCGGGCCCCGGCCAAGACGACATCCCTGGCCTTCACCCGCACTTCGGTGCCAAGACCATCCCACCTGAATCCGCCCCGGGACGGCCGCCTACGGCCTGAGAAACCAGCCGGCCGCCCCCCGGCCACAGCCCCCCGGCCACACCCATCCCGCCCGCAGGCGAGAGGAGCACCCACATCATGCCGTCCAAGCGCACCACGCCCCACTCCCCCCACCCGCACAGCCCGCCAGGCCGCAGCCGCCGCGATGCGCGCCATCGGCCTCAACCGCCCCCGCCCCCTGCCCCACCGCGGCCCCAGCCTCCTGTGCTCGCGCTGCTCCACCTGCTGGACCGGTGCGGAAGCCGACTGCTTCTCCTGCGGGCTGCCCGCCACCCAGGAATACAGCCACCCCCACGCCGCCCTCCAGGCGCTGCTGATCACCGCCGGCCGCACTCCCGCCCTCAAGCCGGAGCAGGAGACACGGTGACCGCCACTCTCGCTGCCGCATACGACGCGGCCCTGTACCCCCGGGCTCGTCACGAAGCCGAGCCCACCGGCGCACTCTTCACCGCACCCCAGCGGCCACGGACGGCGCCACCCACGCCTGAGCAGCAGCGCCTCAACCTTGAGCTGTTGCAGCAGGGCATCAGCTCCCGCCACCATGCCGCCCCCGAGGACCCTGAGCCCACCGCGATCCGCGCGCTGACCATCCAGCCGCCCTGGTCGGACCTGATCGCCCTCCAGGACGGCCTCGCAAAACGCATCGAGAACCGCGTATAGACCAGGACCTGGCGAGGAACCCTGCTCATCCACGGCGGCCTCACCGTCGACCAGATGGCGCTCGCGCTGCCCGCCGTACGGGCCGCGCTGCCTGACGACTACCAGCCGGTGAAGGGATTCGTCATCGCGATCGCCGACCCCACTGGCATCCCCTCCGACGACGGCGAGTGCACCCCCTGGTCGGAGCCAGGCTGCTTCCACTGGGAGCTCACCAACGTTCAGCGCCTCCACCCGGTCAAGGCCCGCGGGATGCAGGGCCTGTGGGCCCCCAAGCGGCCACTGCTCGACCAGATCGCCACCGCCAACCCGGCCCTCGCAACTCGGCTCGCCGCCTAGGCCCCGCCACACTCCACACCCGCCCAGAGCGCACAAAGGCGCCAGCTCCCTTCCAGGCCTGACTCTCCCGACCGCTGACACCACAGACAGGAACCCGTTCGTGAAGCTCATCGTGGAACACGCCGCCCTCGCCGCCGCCGCGTCCACGCCGACCTCGGATGTCTCGAAGTCCGTGACCTGGCCTGCACCTGCCCACTGCCTGGCGACGGTGAGCCCGACCACTGCCACGCAACCGTGCTCCTGGAACTGGACAACCCCCGAGAGGGCCCGCAAGTGACCGGCCCCGTGCAGGTGCCGACACCGTAACGTCGTGGCGAGTCGAGTTGGAACGAACGACATTCTCTGATTCACATTCTGTGAATCGCTTTCGGCGGGCAGACTCGGAGCATGGCAGGACGAACCTCCCGACCGTCAGTCCCGGCGACGAAACCACTGGTCAAGCCGCGCGTTCGGATCGGCAACCTTGACGCCGCTGCTCTAGTCGGACAACTGCGCCAGCTGCATGAGGACGCCGAGGACGAAGCGGTGGACCGGATGCCGGCAGACGAGGAGCTGTACCAGGCCCTCCTCCATCTCGAAGCCCACGCTGGCGCCTTGAAACACGAGTGCGCGCGACGCGAGGCAGCTGTCGCGCGCGTGAAGTTGTGGGAGTACCTCCGCGAGCAGGCGGACATCCATCAATCGAAGGCAGTCGAGGACGCCAGGGAAGCGAACGTCGAATGGACCGGCCTTGTGTCGGGGCTCGCCGTGAAGACCGCTAGCGCGGCATACAACAAGGCGACCCGGCTCCGAGCCGCAGTGCTGACCGAGGGCTCACACGGCAGCGACAGCCCGGTGCGTCGCACACCAGAGGCAGTGCTCGACGCCGAACGGCGCGCGAGTCTCCGGGCAGCCGAGGAACGTCGTGCTGAGCAAGAGGCTGCGCGACGGCACGGGCTGCTCGCTCCGGTTGCGCAGCGGCTGATCGAGCACCGAACAGGCCTGGACGACGGCGGGGACGTCTCTGACTGGCTCGACGAGATCGCCATGGTCCTCCGAGACTGCCGCACACCAACCCAGATCGTCAGCCTACAGACCTACGTTGAAGCCGCAGTCCGAGCACTCAGGAAGATCGAACGGACGAACGCGCGCCCCGCGGCCTCGACCCTCGATGCCCGGCTTGCGTATGAGGCCGCGGCTGAACTCGTCGACAGATGACCGAGTACCTGGGCGCCTCGGGCAGCGTGCTGCTCGGCGTTCCCACATGATCAACCAGCGCTCCGTCTCATCCCTCCCACACGGCGCTGAACCAACCGCAGTATTCCGACGGAATACCCGAACGGGCTGCTGCGCCGCTGCGCGGCCCGCGACATCGATCCCCCGTCAAGCGGCGCAAGCCACAACAAGTCCGTGACACTTACTGCACGAAACGGAAAACCATGGCACCCATCAAACTCACCGCGGGCCCCGACATACGTCGCGCCGCTGTCTTCTCTGACTGCGGCCAGTACCGCTACCTGCTCGTCCGGCAGTGGCTGAGCGGTGGCCCCACCCCCGGCCCGGCCGGAAGCACCCCCTCATGCCTGCGGGGCGACCGTCGACACCGACCCCGGCCGCCCTGCAGCACTACCTCCCCGCACAAGGAAGAGCCCACGGCCCATGACCGCATTCACCGAGCTGGGGCCGAGGAGCTGCTACCGCCGCGCTGCGAGAGCTGCTCGGCGTCGCACCGCGGCGTCCGCTGCACGCCCGCGTGGCTGCGGACAACGTCGGCTCCATCCAGGTCCTGAAGAAGTACGGATTCGTGGTCACCGGCAGCGAGCGGGATTACGCGAACGGGCGAGGCGAGGAAGTCGACGAGGTGCTCTTCACCTTGCTCGGCTGACCCACACTGTCAAAGTCATCAAGAGAGGTAGTAGGGGCGGGGCCTGAAGTAGTTCAGAGAAGCCTGCATCCGCTGCCCAGTCCTCCAGATGGACCCCCGCCAGAAGCCCCGCCTCATCGAGATCATCCAGAACCTCCGCGAACGCATCCGCGAGGCCCGCGCCAACGGCTGGCTCGGCGAGGTCGAGGGACTCCGGGTCAGCTTCGACGCCGCGATGGCCAAACTCAAGAGCCTCAAGAACACCCCCACCGACGGACGCCCTCAACTGGTTGACCTCGGCATGCCTGTCTTCACTGACGACGCACCACCGCTTCAGTCAGATGAGTAGGTGTTCTTCTCCTAGTGCGTTGAAGCACGGCGCTCCGAGATCCAGATGGTCAGCAGATCGAGCTCGCCCACTGTGACGGATCGTCGTTGCGGAGGGCTGGTGCCCGAGGTCACAATGCGTGGAGGTGCCGGGTGGTCATCCCGGCGAAGTGTTGGAGGCGCTGCTTGTGAACACCGCACCGCGGTGCGCCTCGCCATGCGCGCCAGACGCTGACCACTTCGCTTCGCCCGCCGGCTGATCTGCTTCGTTCACGGCGGGCGCTTCCCCTTTGGGAGACCACCGTAGTGTCCGAAGACTTCGGGACGGTTGATTGCCGTCCTCTGGCAACGGTTCTTGCCGCCAACCTCGTTTCGCTCGCAGGCAATTGCCTCACCTACATGGGCGTGCCGTGGTTCGTGCTGCAGAGCACGGGCAGCGCCGCCAGGGCCGGGATCGTCGCGTTCTGCACGCTGCTGCCCGCAGTGCTCGCTGCGCTCGTCACCGGTCCGGTCATCGACCGGATGGGGCGACGCCGGGTGAGTGTCGCCTCGGATCTCGCCTGCGGGGTCGCCGTTGCGGCGATCCCGCTGCTGCAGTTCGCCGGCATCCTGCTGTTTTGGATGCTGTGCGTGCTGATGGCGATGACAGGGCTGTTCCGGGCGCCGGGTGAAACCGCTCGCGGCGTGCTGTTGCCCACGCTCGCCGAACGCGCCGGAATGCCGCTGACCAGGGCTGCCGGGCTGTACGACGGTGCGGCACGCTGTGCGGCGCTGACGGCATCCGCTCTCGGAGGTGTGCTGATCGCCGTACTCGGAGCCGAGAACGTCCTGTTGGTGGATGCCGCGACCTTCGCCGTGGCGGCGCCACTGTTCGCGTTCGGAGTGCGTGGCCTGCCCGAGGCGCAGGCCCAACGACGGGCCGAGCCGACGTCGCTGCGTGCCTACCGTCGTGAACTCGCGGAAGGATATCGCTTCGTGGCGATCACGCCGCTGCTGCTGGGCCTGTGCCTGATGACGCTGGTCACCAGGGGCCTCGACCAGGGGTGGAGTGCTGTGCTCCTGCCCGTGCATGCCCGTGAGGAGCTTGATGGTGCCGTCGATCTTGGTCTGCTGAACGCGGCGTTCGGGGTTTGCGCTCTCACAGGGGCGCTGGTTTGTGGGGCGGTGGGTAGCCGCTTTCGGCGGTGGCCCGTGTTCACGATCGCCTTTCTCATCGGGGGCCTGCCGCGCTTCGTG is a window from the Streptomyces asiaticus genome containing:
- a CDS encoding GGDEF domain-containing protein; this translates as MDSVLRAQTRIGQRALLLTIAAVPMTGWTVHAIALHRRLAAAQKDPLTGLLRRDAYTARARQVLRRHGDDVCLVLVDQDHFKDVNDSLGHPAGDAVLRATADRLTAWAGPRAAVGRLGGDEFAVVLPLPRGRRDARLGQLVRMLHTPVTLEDGQVIDVAASVGVAAPDAIGTRDLSLLQRAADAALYEGKHSGRVHLATKKHATVPSVNGRRAGRPGTHLWGRAA
- a CDS encoding RNA-guided endonuclease InsQ/TnpB family protein, whose amino-acid sequence is MTTDAKASGEAGHARYTYRLRVSAGASGLLEAEWARCRWVWNECVAKSKAVYLHNKVTGERLTCGPAQLDKMLTEARQMTPWLAEGSSVPQQQVIRDFAKSRAKALKDIKDRLPIHRRTGMPRWKKKRDARPSLNYTRRGFRLKDGRLHLAGGISLTVVWSRDLPADPSSVRVYKDTLGHWHASFVTLALIEPLPATGRVLGVDWGVKDTATTTSDAHDLPHAEHGRKAAQRLASYQRRMARRRPAKGQAASRGYQEAKRQTAKLHAKTARQRRDTARKWAKTVVRDHDAIAVEDFRPKFLAKTSMARKSADAAIGVTKAVLIEMGRKHGRDVRLVHPAHTTMDCASCGARTKHALPLSERTYACTACGAVSPRDKNSARVMLVRAGLSPAGVEGVRPARPLDAQAA
- a CDS encoding Lsr2 family DNA-binding protein, producing MPLLASAENHSAADIRNRAACVRSDLTELTERHATDAAQRDAEERVAKAKAELEAAQAKLREVKTGGRATTSLSPTPASALGPTGRRSKEELAAIRTWARANGYQVADRGTPAKAILDAYDAANLTEAS
- a CDS encoding asparaginase, whose translation is MRTLTRRSTVLLTLLTAAVGTTAPVAGAEQEKKALPKVAVIGTGGTIAGVSKSRVSFQDYEAGKLPIAKLVGDLKPEVDSVADVTTEQFGNKGSSGYSIADYRRLTATVDAQLEKNDAAVVTTGTDTMEEFAYWLDLTVRSDKPVILTGAMRPWTVIGTDAPANLYNAIHLAASRKTTCYGTVLMLNDQIQAAREVRKTNALRMDTFTSGDSGELGVIDQDNIRLNRAPARVQKCGKKTWKTPFDLDRIAKKALPKIEIAYSYQDASGDAVKAFADSGADGVVTAGTGAGGISPAMSKAREDAVKNGVLFAATTRTGNGSVYDDHTDGVIGAEDLTAQKARLLLLLSLAATDDQSQIRKWFATLGTAQFITRR
- a CDS encoding MFS transporter, translated to MSEDFGTVDCRPLATVLAANLVSLAGNCLTYMGVPWFVLQSTGSAARAGIVAFCTLLPAVLAALVTGPVIDRMGRRRVSVASDLACGVAVAAIPLLQFAGILLFWMLCVLMAMTGLFRAPGETARGVLLPTLAERAGMPLTRAAGLYDGAARCAALTASALGGVLIAVLGAENVLLVDAATFAVAAPLFAFGVRGLPEAQAQRRAEPTSLRAYRRELAEGYRFVAITPLLLGLCLMTLVTRGLDQGWSAVLLPVHAREELDGAVDLGLLNAAFGVCALTGALVCGAVGSRFRRWPVFTIAFLIGGLPRFVVAAFTDTFTPLAVIMAVEGLAFGVLNPIMATVTYETVPEDLRSRVLSATTASVQLVTPLGGLAAGFLVDSVGLSSTLLAVGGVYLLATLCPVIFPAWRQMDRIGSPQGRAEGSLPQGSGAKRV